GCTCGACTGCGTCGCCGATTCGGGGTCCCCTGCGACGACCAGTTCGCCCTCGTCGTCGCCGTCGACGGACGCGTAGCCGTACTCGAGGTCGTCGCCGCTGACCTGGATGATCGACTCGCCGTCGCCGTCGGTCTCGTCCTCGAGGTCGCGCACTCGCTCGCGAAGCTGTTCGTTAGCCTCGCGAAGCCGATCGATCGTCTCCGCTCGGGAGGCGAGTTCCTCCTCCAGCGCCTCGATCCGCTCGTCGCGCTCGGCGAGCGCGTCCTCGAGTTCGTCGCGTTCCTCCTCGAGGGCGACGATTTCGTCGTGCAGCCGGCGCTCCTCGGCCCCGTCGTCCCGGTCCGGCAGTTGCGTCTGGAACGTCTCCGGGCGCGTCAGGGCGTCGGCCATCTGTTTCGCGGCGTTCGAGATGTCCCGAGCCGACTCGAGTTCGTCCTCCAAGGTCTCGATCCGTTTTTCCTTCTTCTCGAGTTCGTTCTCGAGTTCGAGGATGCGGCTCTCCTCGCGCTCCTTGCGCTCGGAAATCTCCTGCAGATCGCCCATGAGGGTGTCCGAGACGGACTTGAGCTCCGGACGCTCGAAGTCGTCCAGCCCCGGCGTGGCGCCGGCGTCGAAGGTCCGCTTGCGGCGGAACTGGACCTTGCGGACGTCGGCGTCCATCCAGTCGGTCTGGACGAACGCCTGCCCGTCGTTCAGTTCGGCGACGGCCTCCTCGTACTCGGTGTCGATGATCCGGCCGACGACCTTCGTGTCGTTGTCCCAGGTGAGCCGGTGCCAGACGAGCCAGTTGGCCTGCGTGATGAAGTCCTTCTTGACGTCGGCGGGGCGCTGGCTGATGCCGACGATGCCGAGGCCGTGCTTGCGGCCGCGCTTGCTGATCTTGATCAGGAGGTTGCCGGTCTCGCCGACCCCGCCGCCCTCGGGGATGTACTCGTGGACCTCCTCGACGACCAGCAGGAAGGGCTTCTTCAGCTTCTTCTCCTTGACGAACAGCTGGCGGGCGACCTTCCGGATGAGTTCGTCCGCGACGCCCTCCTCGATGTAGCCCGACACGTCGAGGATGATCGGCACGTTCTCCTCGAGGGCCAACGTCGCCATCTGTTCGGCGTGCTCGGGGCCGATCTGGATGTCGCACTCCTCGTCGGCGCCGGCGTGGAGCATCTCGTACTCCTCCTTGAGCCCGTAGTACTCCCCGTCGGTGTCGACGATCAGGAGGGGGTAGCCGGCCTCGAGCAGTTCCTCGGCGATGACGGAGGCGGTGTTCGATTTCCCGGAGCCGGATTTGCCGGTCACGAACCCGCGGCCGGTTAGCAATTCGACGACCGGCAGCCACAGGTCCTCGCCGGCGTCGGTCTCGCCGACGAGCACCTCGCGCTGGTTCTCGTCGTCGCTCACCGGCTCACCACCTCTCGATTTCGCGTTCGGTTTCGCGCTCGGGCGATCGAGGCCGCGTCGTTCATGCTACCTAGTCTTCGAACGCGGTACCTTGAATATTGGCCTCGGGTGACTGTCGCTCTCGCTGACCGATATGACTGTGCCGTGTGTTACCAAACTGTGGAAATAATTATGTCAGTGGCGCCACACTGTCCGTGTAGGTTCCGACCGATGACCACCACCGCGCTCGTCACCGCGTTCCCGGGTTCCTGCAACCGTGGGACGGGTGGCGCATTCCACGCTCGTTATGGGCCCGAGGGTATTCTCGCCCTCGAGTCCGGCGCGCGCGGGCTGGTCCGTCGGTCGCGTAATTCGATCCCGAAGCTCTCCGGGATCGGTGTCGACGTCGGAACCGTCCGCGCCGCATAACGGAACTCGTCGCCGCTCGGCCGGACGGTCCGACGCCGTTCTCTGGATCCCCACACCCCGTGAGGGGAGCGTTCGGTTCGGATCCACTGTAGACGGTATCGACGTTCGGCCAGCGGGGGCGCTCTTCCCCCCGTGGTGTATCGGTCAACACGCGGCCGCGTCCGTCCGGACGATACTCGAGTCGTCGTCCGGTCGGCAACGCGGCCGAACGTCGAGTTCGACTCTCGACGGGGGCCTATGACCGACCTATCCAACCAACCGCAGCAGCAGAATCAGACCGAAATCGTCGCGACCCTCACCGTCCGCGTCCCGCTGGGCGGTCCGGGCGACCTCGCCGAGGGCGCCGTCCGCGTCGTCGAGCGAGTCGAGGCCGTCGAGACGGTCGTCGACGCCGAGATCCGGAACGTCTCGCCCGGGCTCAACGACACGACCGTCGACCTCCGCGTCCGCGCCGCCGTCCCGTCCGGTCACGTCGACGCCGATCGCGTTCAACCGGCGCTCGAGGACGGCGTGGGCGTGCGAACGGTCGAGAAAGTCGAACGGGTCGAAGCCGTCGAGCCGGACGCGCCGCCGATCGCCGACGTCGGTTAGCGGTCGGGTTCGGTTTCGGGTTCACTTTCATCGACGACGTCGCCCTCGGCTGCATCCCCGCTGTCGCGTTCGGCTGCCTCCGCATCCGCTTGCTCGTCCGCCGCTTCGTCGTCCTCCCGCTCCCGCTCGGGCTCGACCGTCTGCTCTCGCACGGTCATCCCCTTGCGGCCGAGGTGCTGGAGCTGCCGGCGAGCGAAGTCCTCTTCGCGCGTGCCCCGCGTCGCCAGCACGTAGACGAGCGCGCCGCCGGCGGGGCGCATCGTCCGGCCGGCCCGCTGGGTCCCCTGTCGCCGGGAGCCGCCCAATCCGGAGGCGACGATGGCGAGGTCGGCCGTCGGGAGGTCGATCCCCTCGTCGCCGACCCGCGAGATGACCAGCAGGTCGCGCTCGTTGCGCCGGAACTCGTCGAACAGCCGCCGGCGCTCGTGGTGGCGCGTCTCCCCGCTGACGAAGGGCGCCTCGAGCGCGGCGGCGAGTTCGCGGCCCTGCTCGAGGTAGTCGACGAAGATCAGCGCCTTCGAGTTGGGGTGGGCCGACAGCAGGTACCGAATCTCGTCTATCTTCCCGCGGTTCTCGGCGGCGATGCGGTACTTTTCGCGGCCCTCCGCGGAGACGTAGGCGTTGCGCTGCTCGTCGTCGCCCCACGGCACGTAGCGGATCTCGAGTTCGGGTTCGGCGACGAAGCCGGCGTCGAACAGGGCCTGCCAGTCGGTGCCGATCGGCGGCCCCACGAGGGTGAAAATTTCCTTCTGCCGATCGTCTTCGCGGATGGGACTGGCGGAGAGGCCCAGCCGGTGCCGGGACTGGAGGTGGGTGCTGCGCCGGTAGACGTCCGAGGGCACGTGCTGGCACTCGTCGAAGACGACCAGCCCCCACTCGCGGTCGTCGAACAGCGAGCGGTGCCGATCCATCCCGGCGATCTGGTAGGTGGCGATCGTCACCGGCCGGACGTTCTTCTGCCCGCCGTGGTACTGGCCGATCTGGTGGGGGCCGAGCGAGGTGTACTCCTGAATGGTGTCGGCCCACTGGCGCGCGAGGTCGCG
This portion of the Halopiger aswanensis genome encodes:
- a CDS encoding helicase HerA domain-containing protein — protein: MSDDENQREVLVGETDAGEDLWLPVVELLTGRGFVTGKSGSGKSNTASVIAEELLEAGYPLLIVDTDGEYYGLKEEYEMLHAGADEECDIQIGPEHAEQMATLALEENVPIILDVSGYIEEGVADELIRKVARQLFVKEKKLKKPFLLVVEEVHEYIPEGGGVGETGNLLIKISKRGRKHGLGIVGISQRPADVKKDFITQANWLVWHRLTWDNDTKVVGRIIDTEYEEAVAELNDGQAFVQTDWMDADVRKVQFRRKRTFDAGATPGLDDFERPELKSVSDTLMGDLQEISERKEREESRILELENELEKKEKRIETLEDELESARDISNAAKQMADALTRPETFQTQLPDRDDGAEERRLHDEIVALEEERDELEDALAERDERIEALEEELASRAETIDRLREANEQLRERVRDLEDETDGDGESIIQVSGDDLEYGYASVDGDDEGELVVAGDPESATQSSGDGTGVPERGPLTGYERGDWPTVEHERASTAGKDQSERATARGRNHERKRSSTVVNRGERADGTDDAESTAADVEAAVPDYTLAGQHQPGHELVSKLEGTSVGESLERASEGSRCSIETAGTVLIVLAREGPLQAAPIAKRVDRSTIAVQSLLSELRTESVLDRTGERSYALADDASEEIASHLEDSEKREERERTD
- a CDS encoding DEAD/DEAH box helicase; this translates as MTDEPSVPSDRDDSDGDGDDDADADELTLAQFHEASQREGRPVLTAGAVARTLERSHDEVSEQLDHLAERGDLERLSVSTDPVVWYPSELEDLTDKERVVVFPKRREIVVDRPDQFTRAQLAQFAHLEDGNGEQGYRYVVRPEDIWQAPHDSFEELARTMRQALGQRNEQLEEWVRSQWDRAHQFRLTTHEDGYTVLEAKSPEVMGNVARQKLDEEHVHAPISETEDWVREGAEAAIKRILYEAGYPVQDHRDLESGEELEIDLEVSLREYQQTWVDRFAEAGEGVFVGPPGSGKTVAAMGAMAHVGGETLVLVPSRDLARQWADTIQEYTSLGPHQIGQYHGGQKNVRPVTIATYQIAGMDRHRSLFDDREWGLVVFDECQHVPSDVYRRSTHLQSRHRLGLSASPIREDDRQKEIFTLVGPPIGTDWQALFDAGFVAEPELEIRYVPWGDDEQRNAYVSAEGREKYRIAAENRGKIDEIRYLLSAHPNSKALIFVDYLEQGRELAAALEAPFVSGETRHHERRRLFDEFRRNERDLLVISRVGDEGIDLPTADLAIVASGLGGSRRQGTQRAGRTMRPAGGALVYVLATRGTREEDFARRQLQHLGRKGMTVREQTVEPEREREDDEAADEQADAEAAERDSGDAAEGDVVDESEPETEPDR